Genomic window (Rosa chinensis cultivar Old Blush chromosome 6, RchiOBHm-V2, whole genome shotgun sequence):
AGCTTCCCACCGGCTTTTCTTGTGAATGGGTTTGGTGAGGCTTTTCTTCTGCCAAGTTCTCCATAGGAATTGCTTCTAGGCAGCTTTCCACATGCTTTTCTTCTGCATGGGTTTGGTGAGGCTTTTCTACAGGCTTCCCTTCCACATGACTTTGGCAAGACTTACCTACTACATTTTCTTCTGCCTGGATTTTGGGAGGATTTTTTACAGGCTTTCCTTCCGCATTAATTTGGTAAGACTCTTCCTCATGGGTTTGGTGAGGCTTTTCTTTTGCATGAGTTTGGGGAGGCTTTTCTACAGGCTTCTCTTGTGCATGAGTTTGGCGAGCCTTTTCAACAGGTTCTCCTTCCTCATGGGTCTGGCGAGGCTTTTCTTCTGCATGGGTCTCGCCAGGCTTTTCCGCCACATGGGTTTGAACTGGCTTTACAATGGTCTTTTCTTCTACACGCATTGGACGAGTCTTTTGTACAGACTTATCCTCCACATGCGTTTGACAAGCCTTTTGTACAGGCTTTTCTGCGGCATGAGAATGGCGAGGTTTTTGTACATGCCTTTCTTCTGCACGAGTCTGATGAGGTTTCTGTACAGGCTTTTTAACCATAGACCTCCTTGCTGGATTTTGAATTGGACTCCATTTCTGCTGCGTTGACGGTCGCCTTCTCCTCTTGGACTCTAATAATACATGATAATCATAAGACCAATAAGCTGCTTATTATACTTTTTCATGGCTTCAAGCTTGAACACAACACCATTAAAACCTAATTACAATTCATTCATCAAGCCATAACTCAAAAGGCCAGCAATTTTACTATCAAATTCAACCACCTAAACCCTTCCCTGCATCTCCCACGAGTATATAGAATCCACAAATGGCATGCACATTTGGTATAAAATAATCAATAGTAATTTGTACAGAAGAAGATAACGAACTAGTAAGTGGATATGTATATCGGTTTAGGCTTAATCTGAACCTCCCATTTAAGTAAACGTTTTCCCAAATAATGGGTTGATGTACTCATGTACAAAGCATACTATAAAAAGTAAACATCCATTCAGCATTCAATGCAAGTCAACAGCTCTTCAAAAAATGAAGGACTGAAGCAAACAGAGAATGTGCTTTCAAGAACTACATTCTCAACGTCTTTTTCACCGAAACATTAACCGCATTGTCATAAATTCATCAGAACTAACTAGGCCGTAACTGTCACTCATTGCCTAATAAACGAACATAGCAGCACAGCACAAAACAGATCACACTCATAGCTAAAATTGACAATGACATGATTCTCACAACACCAAACGATGCCGTTTTGGAAGAGTAACACCATACCTGGTTCCACAGCTTCTTCATATTCATCAGCCACGTCAGCCTCAGCCTCACCTTCCTCCGTATCCGACTGATTCTCCCGCACCTTCTCATAGCCGCCAATGGCTTTGAAAAGCTCGTGATCGAAACTCCGCGGAAGCCCAAACTGCTTCCTCCTATCACTCTCCAGAGCCCAGTACGAAGCAGAAGCTCTCGACTGTGAATTCCAGTGGTCGATGATCTTGTAGTCGTGGAGCAGCGCCTCCCACTTGCGGCGGTACTGGTCCAGAGACCGAGGCACGCCCAGAGCGGTGCAGTTTTGCGCGACGATCTTCCATTTCTGGAAGGACGAGAACTCTTTCCGGCAATCGGCTTCGACGGCGGTGACCTCGTTCACCAGGATGAGTAAATCCGTTTCGGTCCAGTCCGGTGCTACCTGAGAACGAGTTCGCCGGCTGCCGGAGCCGCCGCTATTTGAGTGGTGAAACTCCGGTTGGGTTTGCTCTCCTTTCATTTCCAGATTTTGGTGCTCCGATTTCGAGAGCCTCACTGAGCTATGACTGAAATGCTCGCGTACTCGCTTTTGGTTTGGAATCAGATATCGGGCCGGCCTGATTATACAGTTTTTTGGGCCCAGGCCCGGAACGGTTTGCTTTGATTGGACTGGGCTGATTCATTTTGGGCTTATAATTTTGATATTTCCTAAGCTGCAAAGTACACATGGATGCCCAAACTACACGGCGACTATGTAGTTTGAAACTCTGAATGCGAGATTGTGTGAACCGAATTGTCATGTTCATGTTCATGTTCAACAATAGCATAGGGTTTGTTATGAAGGTTTTACTTCTTGAAAAAACGTGCTTAAAATTACAatacatgtgttatatgtgtAATGTATGTGTCAACTTTAATTAATCTTTTGGGGGAATTGAATCATTGACTCATCCTAGTTTTAATTTAAGGCTTCACACTCCTCAGTTTACCATTCATATTCtatgttttcttcttttggtatcttaaatttttatttttcgtagtgtggattgtaaaatatgtGATATAAAGATATTAAAATATGAAAGACGGAGTGTGAATTATAAAATGAGAAGTGTGAATTTCATGAGAGAATATTAagtgcaccgacgtgcacttaTACTAACATAAATAGACGGCTAGATAACAACaagtatatttttttgttattaaaaaaaaatgttgcatATAAATATCAACGGCTTAAATCTGCTAGATCTGTTAGTTCACCTGCACCACCAAAGAAAATTTTCGAGTTTCATTATCTAAATCCAATTCTAAATCCCTCCCTCACCTCACCGGCCAGCTAACCGCATGAGCTTAATAACTAATAAATGTTGTTCAAATAAGTCGGCAAACAACTTGATCGAAATTGCATGCTCTTTTTAAATTGATTGACAGATAGCATgatcattttcaaaaaaaattccaaTTTGGCGAAGACTCGGTGGGATTTCATTAAGTAAACGAGCTAAATGAAGTGCTGCCGAAATTAGCTGGGCCGCAACATTTAATTAATGAATCCATTCCATAGTCTTAAACATGATATATCAATAATCAAACGATAAACTGATAAAGTCGGTGCGAAATCAATCCTCATATACTAGCTATGGATGTATGTGGCATACATGATACATGTCATTGTTGTAGTTCAAAAATACGAGAGAtttgagcaactccaacagcttccccatattttgatttttctctactttagggaaaaattagcttattttgctccaacagattctctataattgtccatattttagagaaagcgaggaaagaaaaaaccaaattccctatatttacagcaatctctaaaatttaagaaagaatatgaagattttagagattgctgtaaaatagagaatctgttggagttggagaagaaaaagatgctaaagctttgatttttgcttccctattatacagaaattataggaaAGCTGTTGGAGTTACTTTTACTCTACTGAATAAGAAATATTTACGTTAACGTTTCTCATTAGATGCATGCTGTAA
Coding sequences:
- the LOC112174604 gene encoding transcriptional regulator ATRX homolog gives rise to the protein MKGEQTQPEFHHSNSGGSGSRRTRSQVAPDWTETDLLILVNEVTAVEADCRKEFSSFQKWKIVAQNCTALGVPRSLDQYRRKWEALLHDYKIIDHWNSQSRASASYWALESDRRKQFGLPRSFDHELFKAIGGYEKVRENQSDTEEGEAEADVADEYEEAVEPESKRRRRPSTQQKWSPIQNPARRSMVKKPVQKPHQTRAEERHVQKPRHSHAAEKPVQKACQTHVEDKSVQKTRPMRVEEKTIVKPVQTHVAEKPGETHAEEKPRQTHEEGEPVEKARQTHAQEKPVEKPPQTHAKEKPHQTHEEESYQINAEGKPVKNPPKIQAEENVVGKSCQSHVEGKPVEKPHQTHAEEKHVESCLEAIPMENLAEEKPHQTHSQEKPVGSCLDAIPTKMAEEVPQKSCVKKKHKASEEQPGGSCLEVIPMKSMAEKKTLKSSLKRKQQSTQMEEKITGIEEQKQIMAMKLQWSAELIRAIVTENADHEAADEKSMKDLQADLVRRQGDQVIACLADIVKTLNQVHRLVQERK